The Actinomycetota bacterium genome includes the window GGCACGCTCCCCGGCCCCTATAGTCTTGGCATGCTGCGGTCCCTGCGGTTCCTCGATGCCGGCGAGTCGCACGGCCCGGCCCTGGTGGCCGTCCTGGAGGGACTGCCGGCCGGCGTCCCGGTGTCGATGGACGCCCTGAGGCGCGAGCTGGCCCGGAGGCGGCACGGGTACGGCCGCAGCGGCCGCCAGCGCCTGGAGACCGACCCCGCCGAGATCCTGGGGGGCGTCCGCCACGGACGGACCCTGGGGAGCCCGGTGGCGGTGTCCATCCCGAACGCGGAATGGGCTACCAAATACCGGGAGCGGATGGGGGTGGAGGGGTCGCCGGACCCCGCCGAGCGGCTGACCAGGCCTCGGCCCGGCCACGCGGACCTGGCCGGCATGCAGAAGTACGGCTTCGACGATGCCCGAAACGTCCTGGAACGCGCCAGCGCCCGGGAGACCGCCGCCCGGGTGGCGGCGGCGTACTTCTGCAAGTCGTTCCTGGCCGAGCTGGGCGTGACGATCGTGTCGCACGTGGTGGCGATCGGGAACGTGCGGGCACCGGCCCGGGCCCGCGTGCCGGGGCCCGAGGACACCCACGGTGTGGACCGGTCGCCGGTGCGGTGCCTGGACCCGGGGGCATCCTCGCGCATGGTCGAGGCCATCCGGCAGGCACAGAAGGCCCGCGACACCCTGGGAGGGGTGTTCGAGGTGCTGGCGTACGGAGCCCCGCCGGGCCTCGGGTCCCACGTTCACCTCGACCGGCGCCTGGACGCCAGGCTGGCCATGTCCCTGATGAGCATCCAGTCGGTCAAGGGAGTCGAGGTGGGGGACGGGTTCGCCTCGGCGGCCCGGCCCGGATCCCGGGCCCACGACGAGATCGCCCTGGTGGGAGGGCGGCTCCGGCGGCGGACCGGGCGGGCCGGGGGCATCGAGGGCGGCATGAGCACCGGAGAGGCGATCCGGGTCCGGGCCGGCATGAAGCCGTTCTCCACCCTGGCCAGGCCCCTCGGCACCGTGGACGTGGCCACGGGGGAGGCGGCGGTGGCGATCCGGCAGCGCTCCGACGTGTGCGCCGTGCCGGCCGGGGCGGTGGTGGGGGAGGCCATGGTGGCGCTGGTGCTGGCCGATGCGTTCGTGGAGAAGTTCGGCGGCGACTCGCTGGCCGAGACCCGCCGGAACCTCCAGGCGTACACGGCGGGACTGTCGTGAGCGGGCACGTGTACCTGGTGGGGATGCCCGGTTCCGGGAAGTCCACCGCCGGCCGGGCCCTGGCGCAGATGCTCGGGCTCCCGTTCGTGGACCTGGACGACGAGATCGAGCGGGCGGCGGGGTGTTCGATCCCCGAGATCTTCCAGGAGCAGGGGGAGCCCCGGTTCCGGGAGCTGGAACGGGAAGCGCTGGAGCGGGCGGCTTCCGGCCCTCATTGCGTGG containing:
- the aroC gene encoding chorismate synthase: MLRSLRFLDAGESHGPALVAVLEGLPAGVPVSMDALRRELARRRHGYGRSGRQRLETDPAEILGGVRHGRTLGSPVAVSIPNAEWATKYRERMGVEGSPDPAERLTRPRPGHADLAGMQKYGFDDARNVLERASARETAARVAAAYFCKSFLAELGVTIVSHVVAIGNVRAPARARVPGPEDTHGVDRSPVRCLDPGASSRMVEAIRQAQKARDTLGGVFEVLAYGAPPGLGSHVHLDRRLDARLAMSLMSIQSVKGVEVGDGFASAARPGSRAHDEIALVGGRLRRRTGRAGGIEGGMSTGEAIRVRAGMKPFSTLARPLGTVDVATGEAAVAIRQRSDVCAVPAGAVVGEAMVALVLADAFVEKFGGDSLAETRRNLQAYTAGLS